A section of the Bacillus pumilus genome encodes:
- a CDS encoding TVP38/TMEM64 family protein, whose protein sequence is MTSFLSLFTHENITSFFESYKAFGPIVAILLPLIEAFLPFLPLVAFAVANANAFGLWEGFLLTWIGASAGSILVFLLIRKFGQMRMLNFISRHPSIKKLMLWVEKRGFGPLFILLCFPFTPSAAVNVVAGLSRISFWQFSLATLSGKCVMLFIISFIGYDLSALVKNPLRSVFAVLVIAILWYVGKRVENRLNIRMSKREDKGGS, encoded by the coding sequence TTGACATCATTTCTTTCCCTATTTACTCATGAAAATATCACATCATTTTTTGAGAGCTACAAGGCCTTTGGACCGATTGTGGCCATATTGCTCCCTTTAATAGAAGCATTTCTTCCGTTTTTACCACTTGTTGCGTTTGCTGTAGCGAATGCAAATGCATTCGGCCTTTGGGAAGGCTTTTTATTGACCTGGATTGGCGCAAGTGCAGGGTCTATTCTTGTCTTTTTACTGATCAGAAAATTTGGACAGATGAGAATGCTCAACTTTATCAGCAGGCATCCTTCTATAAAAAAATTGATGCTTTGGGTGGAGAAACGGGGATTCGGTCCATTATTTATTTTACTTTGCTTTCCTTTCACACCCTCTGCTGCCGTCAATGTTGTAGCAGGTTTATCAAGAATTAGCTTTTGGCAATTCTCATTAGCTACTTTATCTGGTAAGTGTGTCATGCTCTTTATCATTAGTTTTATTGGTTATGATCTTTCTGCTTTAGTTAAGAATCCGTTAAGAAGTGTTTTTGCGGTTCTAGTTATTGCGATATTATGGTATGTTGGAAAGAGAGTAGAAAATAGGTTAAACATTCGAATGAGTAAACGTGAGGACAAAGGAGGCTCTTAA
- a CDS encoding iron chelate uptake ABC transporter family permease subunit: MHKKRTLYLIAAIAAVLIVIFITYQMGYWPYTVPSRLKKVLAMTLTGGAIAFSSVVFQTLTNNRILTPSILGLDALYLFLQTAIIYLFGSTNFMIVNKNLNFFLCVGLMILFSVLLYTVMFKRKNKHIFLLLLVGIVFGTLFKSLSSFMEMLIDPNEYQVVQDKSFASFNHMNTDILLIASILFAALCLYIWTFRSKLDVMSLGKEHAVNLGIDYDSITKKMLIVIAVLVSIATALVGPITFLGLLVVNVARELFRTYRHTYLLLGSFFISVIALVGGEFLVEKVFTFQTPLSVLIDLVGGLYFIYLLLKESRSWS, from the coding sequence ATGCATAAGAAACGGACATTATACCTGATTGCAGCCATTGCAGCAGTGCTGATCGTGATTTTCATTACCTATCAAATGGGGTACTGGCCGTACACAGTACCAAGTCGATTAAAGAAAGTGCTGGCGATGACATTGACAGGAGGCGCGATTGCCTTTTCATCTGTTGTCTTCCAAACCTTGACCAACAATCGAATCTTAACGCCGAGCATACTAGGTTTAGATGCACTTTACTTGTTTTTGCAAACAGCGATTATTTATCTATTTGGTTCGACCAATTTCATGATCGTCAATAAAAACCTGAATTTTTTCCTTTGTGTTGGGCTGATGATTCTATTTTCTGTCCTGCTATATACAGTCATGTTCAAACGCAAAAATAAGCACATTTTCTTGCTTCTGCTTGTCGGAATTGTGTTTGGGACATTGTTCAAAAGCCTTTCTTCTTTTATGGAAATGCTAATTGATCCAAATGAATATCAGGTCGTACAAGATAAATCCTTTGCGAGCTTTAATCACATGAACACAGATATCTTACTCATTGCTTCTATTTTATTTGCAGCGCTGTGCCTTTACATTTGGACATTCCGCTCCAAATTAGATGTCATGTCACTTGGGAAAGAGCATGCGGTGAATCTAGGGATTGACTATGACAGCATCACAAAAAAGATGCTGATCGTGATTGCTGTCCTTGTGTCTATCGCAACAGCACTTGTCGGACCGATTACGTTCCTCGGCTTACTCGTCGTAAATGTTGCACGAGAGCTTTTTCGGACATACCGGCATACATACTTGCTACTTGGCTCTTTTTTCATCAGTGTGATTGCCCTTGTAGGCGGAGAGTTTCTTGTAGAAAAGGTATTTACTTTTCAAACGCCGCTTAGTGTATTAATTGATTTAGTCGGCGGACTGTATTTTATTTATTTACTGTTAAAGGAGAGTCGTTCATGGTCTTGA
- a CDS encoding PLP-dependent aminotransferase family protein, whose amino-acid sequence MYIYLDRSSTTPLWQQIVTGIIQQIHSKKLNPHDQLTPTRVLAQELNVSRSTIQLAYDELLARGYVSTSRRGGTRVISSDHYAASAPHQGEPPFPLPVRPHFQEAEKQMDHWLSANQFHEKLDIDFRHQEPAIDEHFQNIWKRSLMKALQQLEMKDWGYSSPHGLWEVRSEIRQYLSVERGIDVEEDQIVLTGGTQQAIDLISQVLLKKGDTVAVEDPGFPGARLSFMHREMNIYPAPVDEEGIMVDTLPRRTKLIAVTPSHQRPTGVCMSVSRRQQLLKFAVSHQSYILEDDFDGDYRYHGGPLPSLFSEATGHVIYILSFSKVLAPGIRLAAIIGSKAVIKEIASLQSLIQRQLPIMEQITLASFFREGEFTRYVRRMRQLYKKRQATMMDALLTHQFDKHFHIYGTDTGLHVFLEGAPDFDEKGSIEAAKAAGIGIYPLSPYCFESNRKGLLLGFACTDEDMIQEGVRRLKQILYM is encoded by the coding sequence ATGTATATTTATTTAGATCGCTCAAGTACGACCCCGCTTTGGCAGCAAATCGTGACTGGGATCATTCAACAAATTCATTCCAAAAAACTGAATCCTCATGATCAGTTAACACCGACACGCGTATTAGCACAGGAGCTCAATGTATCAAGATCCACAATACAGCTTGCTTATGATGAACTGCTTGCAAGAGGATATGTCAGCACATCTAGAAGAGGCGGTACGAGGGTCATTTCGAGTGACCACTATGCGGCCTCCGCTCCCCATCAAGGTGAGCCTCCTTTTCCTCTTCCGGTAAGACCACACTTTCAAGAGGCGGAGAAACAAATGGACCACTGGCTGTCGGCCAATCAATTTCATGAGAAGCTTGATATTGATTTTCGTCATCAGGAACCAGCCATCGACGAACATTTCCAAAACATATGGAAACGCTCGCTCATGAAAGCTTTACAGCAATTAGAGATGAAAGATTGGGGCTATTCCTCCCCGCATGGTTTATGGGAAGTACGTTCAGAAATACGCCAATACTTATCTGTAGAACGCGGCATCGATGTAGAAGAGGATCAAATCGTGTTAACAGGAGGTACGCAGCAAGCCATTGATTTGATTTCACAGGTATTGCTTAAAAAAGGCGATACAGTAGCTGTTGAAGATCCAGGCTTTCCTGGAGCAAGACTTTCATTTATGCATCGTGAAATGAACATTTATCCCGCGCCCGTCGATGAAGAAGGGATTATGGTGGATACATTACCACGAAGAACAAAGCTGATTGCGGTGACGCCCTCCCATCAGCGTCCAACCGGTGTATGTATGAGCGTGAGCAGAAGGCAGCAGCTGCTAAAATTTGCTGTCAGTCATCAGTCTTATATACTAGAGGATGATTTTGATGGAGATTATCGTTATCATGGCGGACCGCTTCCTTCCTTATTTTCAGAAGCAACAGGCCATGTGATTTATATCTTAAGCTTCTCCAAAGTGCTGGCACCAGGCATCCGCCTTGCCGCCATTATCGGCTCCAAAGCCGTCATAAAAGAAATCGCTTCCTTGCAATCACTCATTCAAAGACAGCTGCCCATTATGGAACAGATCACACTCGCCTCTTTTTTCAGAGAAGGAGAATTCACGCGATATGTCAGGCGAATGAGACAGCTATATAAAAAAAGACAGGCTACCATGATGGATGCCCTTTTAACACATCAATTTGACAAGCACTTTCATATTTATGGAACAGATACAGGTCTTCATGTCTTTTTAGAAGGTGCACCAGACTTTGACGAAAAAGGCAGTATTGAGGCAGCAAAAGCAGCAGGTATTGGCATTTATCCATTAAGTCCTTATTGTTTTGAGAGCAATCGAAAAGGATTACTACTAGGCTTCGCCTGTACGGATGAAGACATGATCCAAGAAGGTGTGCGCCGCTTAAAGCAAATACTTTATATGTAA
- a CDS encoding BlaI/MecI/CopY family transcriptional regulator, producing MKIPSFKYNEKGLNRFFGPLEGRIMEILYEGEDMPIKEVQQKLSDEKPINFNTVMTVLNRLTEKGIVEKKIKGRSSIYNPVLTKEEFLNEQTKWITQGLMDDFGPLAVNHMVDAIESADPELLKVLEARLASKKEEQQNE from the coding sequence ATGAAAATTCCTTCTTTTAAATATAATGAAAAGGGATTGAATCGTTTTTTTGGTCCTTTAGAGGGAAGAATTATGGAGATCCTTTATGAAGGTGAGGATATGCCGATTAAAGAGGTGCAGCAAAAGCTGTCAGATGAAAAGCCGATTAATTTCAACACGGTCATGACTGTGCTGAACCGCTTAACCGAAAAAGGAATTGTGGAGAAAAAAATAAAAGGGCGCTCATCTATTTATAATCCTGTTTTAACAAAAGAAGAATTTCTCAATGAGCAAACAAAATGGATTACACAAGGACTGATGGACGATTTCGGTCCACTGGCAGTGAACCATATGGTGGATGCGATTGAAAGTGCTGATCCTGAATTACTCAAAGTGCTAGAAGCACGGCTAGCATCTAAAAAAGAGGAGCAGCAAAATGAATAA
- the lepB gene encoding signal peptidase I, producing the protein MKKKPLLWLMIITGIVLLFQVKNFMFVTYKVEGVSMDPTFTDGTELLINKFSPKLTKISRFDYVLFHGPKNQILIKRVIGLPGETIKYEDDQLFVDGEKKKEPYLKEQKQHKMGNVLTGDFQLKAITGDDKIKNNHYFVVGDNRIHSFDSRHFGTISKDQVVGVKRNTSE; encoded by the coding sequence ATGAAAAAGAAGCCATTGCTATGGTTGATGATTATTACAGGCATCGTCTTATTGTTCCAAGTAAAGAATTTCATGTTTGTCACGTACAAAGTAGAAGGGGTCAGTATGGACCCAACTTTTACAGATGGGACAGAATTATTAATCAATAAGTTCTCGCCAAAACTCACGAAAATTAGCCGGTTTGATTATGTGTTATTTCACGGACCTAAAAATCAAATCTTGATCAAGCGGGTCATTGGACTCCCAGGAGAAACGATCAAGTATGAAGATGATCAGTTATTTGTCGATGGTGAAAAAAAGAAAGAACCTTATTTAAAAGAGCAGAAACAACATAAAATGGGGAACGTCCTAACAGGGGATTTTCAGCTGAAAGCCATCACAGGAGACGATAAAATCAAAAACAATCATTACTTTGTGGTCGGAGATAACCGAATACATAGTTTCGACAGCCGGCATTTTGGCACCATCTCAAAGGATCAAGTTGTCGGTGTCAAAAGAAATACCAGCGAATAA
- a CDS encoding siderophore ABC transporter substrate-binding protein, whose product MKKWIWMMTVLTAIVVLAACGNQGKTEGTKEETVTVKDMLNKDGVKIKKNPKKVVVFDMGSLDTLDKLGVNVTALPKQVVPKYLSKYEGDKYKNVGGLKEPNFEKIAEIDPDLIIIQHRQADAFDEFSEIAPTIYMDVDNANYMESFKKNATTLGKIFDKEDKVKEELAAIDQKVDALKKQAKEIKKNGLVIMANDSKMTAFGPKSRYGLIHDVFGITPADQKLEPSDKHGQSISYEYMVKTNPDYLFVVDRGAAIGEETSAKQLVENDYVKSVKAVKNNHVVYLNSDMWYLSGGGLESLTAMIDEVKQGIDQK is encoded by the coding sequence ATGAAAAAATGGATTTGGATGATGACTGTGTTAACCGCAATCGTCGTACTCGCTGCCTGCGGGAACCAAGGAAAAACAGAAGGAACAAAAGAGGAAACCGTCACGGTAAAAGACATGCTCAATAAAGATGGTGTGAAGATTAAGAAAAACCCGAAAAAAGTAGTCGTGTTTGATATGGGAAGTCTTGATACGCTAGACAAACTAGGTGTGAACGTGACAGCTCTACCGAAACAAGTCGTACCTAAATATTTATCGAAATATGAAGGGGACAAATATAAAAATGTCGGTGGATTAAAAGAGCCGAACTTTGAAAAAATTGCAGAAATCGATCCTGATTTAATCATTATTCAGCATCGTCAAGCAGATGCATTCGATGAATTTTCCGAAATTGCCCCGACGATTTATATGGATGTAGACAATGCCAACTACATGGAATCATTTAAAAAGAATGCTACGACACTAGGCAAAATTTTTGATAAAGAAGACAAAGTCAAAGAAGAGCTTGCAGCCATTGATCAAAAAGTGGATGCTTTAAAGAAACAAGCAAAAGAGATAAAGAAAAATGGGCTGGTGATCATGGCGAACGACAGCAAAATGACAGCCTTTGGTCCTAAGTCTAGATACGGTCTTATCCACGATGTGTTTGGGATCACACCGGCAGATCAAAAGCTTGAGCCATCTGATAAACACGGTCAAAGCATTTCGTATGAATACATGGTCAAAACGAACCCAGATTATCTATTTGTCGTTGATCGAGGCGCAGCGATCGGAGAAGAAACTTCTGCGAAACAGCTTGTTGAAAATGATTATGTGAAATCAGTCAAAGCGGTCAAAAACAACCATGTGGTGTATTTGAACTCTGACATGTGGTATTTATCTGGCGGCGGCCTTGAATCATTGACTGCCATGATTGATGAAGTAAAACAAGGGATTGACCAAAAATAA
- a CDS encoding ABC transporter ATP-binding protein: MVLMKGVSKAYNGKTVLHDTTISVKKGQLTSLIGPNGAGKSTLLSIMSRLIQPDSGAAYLEDKPYSAYPPQELAKKMSILKQANHMSVRLTVRELVSFGRFPYSQGHLTKEDEKMIDVSLQYMKLTNIQHQYVDELSGGQRQRAFIAMVLAQDTDYIFLDEPLNNLDMNHSVEMMKLFQQLVKELGKTIVVVLHDINFASVYSDHIVALKDGKVITEGGVDEVIQTEALEQIYDMRIPIEIIHGERICLYFS; encoded by the coding sequence ATGGTCTTGATGAAGGGCGTCAGTAAGGCGTATAACGGAAAAACAGTGCTTCACGACACAACAATCAGTGTGAAAAAAGGACAGCTGACCTCTCTCATTGGTCCGAATGGTGCGGGAAAAAGCACACTTTTATCCATCATGAGCCGCCTGATTCAGCCAGACTCAGGTGCAGCATATTTAGAAGATAAGCCATATAGCGCGTACCCACCACAGGAACTAGCGAAAAAGATGAGCATTTTAAAGCAGGCCAATCATATGAGTGTGCGTCTGACCGTTCGGGAGCTTGTCAGCTTTGGCCGTTTTCCTTACTCACAGGGCCATTTGACAAAAGAGGATGAGAAAATGATCGATGTGTCCCTTCAGTACATGAAGCTAACCAATATCCAGCATCAATATGTTGATGAACTGAGCGGCGGACAAAGACAAAGAGCCTTTATTGCAATGGTGCTGGCGCAGGATACAGATTATATTTTCTTAGATGAGCCTTTAAACAATTTGGATATGAACCATTCTGTCGAGATGATGAAGCTCTTTCAGCAGCTCGTCAAAGAGCTTGGGAAAACCATTGTTGTAGTGCTCCATGATATTAACTTTGCCTCTGTGTATTCCGATCATATCGTCGCTTTAAAAGATGGAAAGGTCATCACAGAAGGCGGAGTGGATGAAGTGATTCAAACAGAAGCACTTGAACAAATTTATGACATGCGTATACCGATTGAAATCATTCACGGTGAGCGCATTTGCTTATATTTTTCTTAA
- a CDS encoding MFS transporter, which translates to MIPASKEETEHLSIIPFIFVLFGLFMITTAVNLQVPLYTLYAEQAGYGKAATALVFAAYVFGLIPVLLFLGGISDRAGRKPVLLVALGFSLCATLLMIVHPTIQMLFLARLLQGVGLGLSVGTCTAYLIALYPEKSSWIPTFIALCSSVGFGGGALFTALLSFEHVSLAPLSYWIVLGFLILTIVGVFFFVPPVQGDTGKPMMNMPTFPKGTMPANAAIAVAWSVCGLVISVLPAQLKLNGYELWVGPALFLINMAGVLMQPFVRKMNSTAALLTGFICLPCGYGLLLFGANSGSIFLVLAGTMIAGTACYGFTYLGGLQLIVERGKKEAARAVAGFYLFAYLGLGLPSVFVGLFADLYGTQMVLTVFFLVVLAACLILLTSSVRQKQK; encoded by the coding sequence ATGATTCCTGCATCTAAAGAAGAAACCGAACACCTATCCATCATTCCATTTATATTCGTTTTATTTGGTCTTTTTATGATTACAACCGCAGTGAATCTGCAGGTGCCCCTTTATACGTTGTATGCCGAACAAGCAGGGTACGGAAAAGCGGCGACAGCCCTTGTATTTGCTGCATATGTCTTCGGACTGATTCCAGTCTTGCTTTTTCTTGGCGGAATATCTGACCGGGCTGGACGCAAACCGGTTTTATTGGTCGCACTTGGTTTTTCGTTGTGTGCTACCTTATTGATGATCGTACATCCTACCATTCAGATGCTCTTTTTGGCGCGGCTGCTGCAAGGGGTGGGGCTTGGCCTGAGTGTTGGCACATGCACCGCTTATTTGATTGCTTTATATCCAGAAAAATCAAGCTGGATTCCAACTTTTATTGCGCTATGCAGTTCGGTTGGCTTTGGGGGCGGTGCTCTTTTTACAGCACTTCTTTCTTTTGAGCATGTGTCGCTTGCGCCGCTTAGCTATTGGATTGTGCTGGGCTTTTTAATCCTAACGATCGTGGGTGTCTTCTTTTTCGTTCCGCCTGTACAAGGAGATACAGGTAAACCGATGATGAATATGCCAACATTTCCAAAAGGAACCATGCCAGCGAATGCAGCGATTGCTGTCGCGTGGTCGGTGTGCGGTCTTGTGATTTCAGTTTTGCCAGCACAGCTTAAATTGAATGGATATGAATTATGGGTAGGGCCGGCACTATTTTTGATTAATATGGCAGGTGTCCTGATGCAGCCTTTTGTTCGCAAAATGAATAGTACAGCCGCCCTCCTTACCGGGTTTATCTGCCTTCCATGCGGATATGGCCTCTTGCTATTTGGAGCAAATAGCGGGTCCATCTTTCTTGTGCTTGCCGGAACGATGATTGCGGGTACTGCCTGCTATGGATTCACTTATTTAGGTGGTCTGCAGCTTATTGTCGAGCGGGGTAAAAAGGAGGCAGCTAGAGCTGTCGCAGGTTTTTATTTGTTTGCCTACTTAGGTCTGGGACTTCCAAGTGTTTTCGTCGGGCTTTTCGCTGATCTGTACGGAACCCAGATGGTGTTAACCGTCTTTTTCTTGGTCGTTTTGGCAGCTTGTCTCATCCTTTTGACGTCAAGTGTCAGACAGAAACAAAAGTGA
- a CDS encoding barstar family protein: protein MKKVQLDGSLCRSQEELHDQLKAVLHLPDYYGKNLDALWDCLTGEVNLPVELTWVNFDTSKDALGEYAESVKQLFKEAEEELKGQFQVSIQ, encoded by the coding sequence ATGAAAAAAGTGCAGCTGGATGGCTCATTATGCAGATCGCAAGAAGAGCTTCATGACCAACTAAAAGCAGTTTTACACCTTCCTGACTATTACGGGAAAAATCTTGATGCTCTATGGGACTGTTTGACAGGAGAAGTAAATCTGCCAGTAGAGCTGACATGGGTGAATTTTGACACGAGTAAGGACGCTCTTGGAGAGTATGCTGAAAGCGTAAAGCAATTATTTAAAGAAGCAGAAGAGGAATTAAAGGGACAATTCCAAGTGAGTATTCAATAA
- a CDS encoding LCP family protein, producing the protein MKEKTRSKTRSKRRLRPWVKAVLFIMAFVMVMAVSVTGYAYYKISKASDKAQVSLERGETSQKRVKAFDPGKDSFSVLLLGIDSRPGETVDEARSDAVLLAAVNRTEKTIKLLSIPRDSYVDIPGRGYDKIAHAHAFGSADLSVKTVENLLNIPVDYVISGNFKAFQDIVDELNGIDVTIKDEGIAKQMEKDSKGKVHVQTGTHTLNGEEALAFVRTRKADSDLMRGKRQMEALQAIFEKSKSISSIPSYDNIIDTLGDNVSTNLSMKQFIGLFPLLSSLKSVDTIQLKGHDYQPGNVYYFELDGAGLEEVRTELREQLELS; encoded by the coding sequence ATGAAGGAAAAAACGAGATCAAAAACAAGATCCAAAAGAAGGCTGAGACCTTGGGTGAAAGCTGTGCTGTTTATCATGGCTTTTGTCATGGTGATGGCAGTATCCGTCACAGGATATGCTTACTATAAAATTTCAAAAGCGTCGGATAAGGCGCAAGTGTCATTAGAAAGAGGAGAGACCTCGCAAAAGCGTGTGAAAGCTTTTGATCCAGGAAAGGACAGCTTCTCGGTGCTCTTGCTCGGAATTGACAGTCGTCCAGGTGAAACGGTAGACGAAGCAAGAAGTGATGCGGTCTTACTGGCGGCGGTGAACCGAACAGAGAAAACGATAAAGCTCCTTAGTATTCCTCGTGATTCTTATGTTGATATACCGGGAAGAGGATATGATAAAATCGCCCACGCCCATGCATTTGGGAGTGCAGATTTGTCAGTCAAAACGGTCGAAAATTTGTTGAATATCCCTGTAGACTATGTGATTTCAGGGAACTTTAAGGCGTTTCAAGACATTGTAGATGAGCTAAACGGAATTGACGTAACGATAAAAGATGAAGGTATCGCAAAACAAATGGAAAAGGATTCAAAAGGGAAGGTTCATGTGCAAACAGGAACTCATACGTTAAATGGTGAAGAAGCATTAGCCTTTGTAAGAACAAGAAAGGCAGACAGTGACCTTATGCGCGGGAAGCGCCAAATGGAAGCACTTCAAGCCATCTTTGAAAAATCTAAATCCATTTCTTCGATCCCATCCTATGACAACATCATTGATACACTTGGTGATAATGTTTCAACCAATTTGTCCATGAAGCAGTTTATCGGTCTTTTCCCGTTATTGAGCTCATTGAAATCAGTGGATACCATTCAGCTAAAGGGCCATGATTATCAGCCTGGGAATGTGTATTACTTTGAGTTAGATGGCGCTGGATTAGAAGAAGTGAGAACAGAGCTGAGAGAACAGCTTGAATTATCATAA
- a CDS encoding ABC transporter permease, whose translation MKLYQLSLLFVCLACVSLFVGVQDVSILQLFHLTGEQVHTLVSSRIPRLMSIVLAGMSLSLCGFIMQSMTRNKFVSPTTAGTMDWAKLGILVAMLVFTNASPLMKMGIAFLFTLAGNLLFLKILRHIKVNDTIYVPLVGLMFGGIVSSISTFIAYKYDLIQNVSAWLQGDFSLIVQGRYELLYLSVPLLIIAYLYADRFTVAGMGESFAVNLGLTYKRVMAVGLVIVSMITSVTILTVGMLPFLGLIIPNIVSIYRGDHLKKSLPHTALLGAIFVLICDVLGRVIIYPYEISVGLMVGIIGSAIFLYMLLRRKRYA comes from the coding sequence ATGAAGTTGTATCAATTAAGTTTATTATTTGTATGTTTGGCATGTGTATCACTGTTTGTCGGTGTACAGGATGTGTCCATTTTACAGCTGTTTCATTTAACAGGTGAACAAGTGCATACGTTAGTTTCAAGTCGCATCCCGCGTCTCATGAGTATTGTGCTTGCTGGCATGAGCCTTAGTTTATGCGGCTTTATCATGCAAAGCATGACGAGGAATAAATTTGTTTCCCCCACCACTGCAGGGACGATGGATTGGGCGAAGCTTGGTATTTTAGTCGCAATGCTTGTTTTTACGAATGCGAGCCCGCTCATGAAAATGGGAATCGCGTTTCTATTTACTTTAGCTGGGAACCTTCTATTCTTAAAAATTTTGCGTCATATTAAGGTGAACGATACGATCTATGTACCGTTAGTCGGCTTAATGTTTGGCGGGATTGTCAGTTCAATATCTACGTTTATAGCCTATAAATATGATCTGATCCAAAACGTATCCGCATGGCTTCAAGGGGATTTTTCTCTTATTGTTCAGGGACGTTATGAACTGCTCTATCTGAGTGTTCCACTATTGATCATTGCGTATTTATATGCTGACCGCTTTACAGTAGCAGGTATGGGCGAGAGCTTTGCTGTTAACTTAGGTTTAACGTATAAACGTGTGATGGCGGTTGGTTTGGTGATTGTTTCGATGATTACATCTGTCACCATATTAACTGTCGGAATGCTGCCATTCCTAGGCTTAATCATTCCGAATATTGTATCGATCTACCGCGGCGATCACTTGAAAAAGAGCCTTCCGCATACAGCCTTACTAGGAGCCATTTTTGTTCTGATTTGTGATGTGCTCGGAAGGGTGATCATTTATCCATATGAAATTTCAGTTGGGCTTATGGTCGGCATCATCGGGAGTGCGATCTTCCTGTACATGTTATTAAGGAGGAAACGCTATGCATAA
- a CDS encoding AbrB family transcriptional regulator produces the protein MKQGNSLRTDLILIAISGLGGFLLSLTGMSIGWMVGTLMTAAFIAMRRPTLFQRKGTSTLRIHSRWLLLGQFILGIELGQKMNMKVLHIFAENWLPVSFMLVFSILLAMLSGFVLWKLSKTDMLTSFVGTAPGGLSAMPGIAQEVGANTAVVSLVQTIRVLMVVLTIPFTVFYLNTKNQADAAVVTQGSAFSSGVFTLSNISWTAALILGAWLMSRLAVRLHFPAPWLIGSMLGVAALQVSAGALMGYDLIPYWPAQANIASQVFLGATIGSKMNKEMFVGLKNTLIVAVVSSAGLIAATVLSSIAIAEITGISVITAILAFSPGGIAEMATTAVTLHEDSTFVVAVQVVRIILVIAMLPPFFRFLHHVWAKRHPDYKAAK, from the coding sequence ATGAAACAAGGAAACAGCCTTCGAACCGATCTCATTCTCATTGCGATAAGCGGTTTAGGTGGATTTCTTTTGTCTTTAACAGGTATGTCTATTGGCTGGATGGTAGGTACATTAATGACAGCAGCTTTTATTGCGATGCGCCGCCCCACCCTGTTTCAGCGTAAAGGAACCAGCACCTTACGTATTCACAGCAGATGGCTGCTCCTTGGGCAATTCATTCTCGGAATCGAACTCGGACAGAAAATGAATATGAAGGTCCTTCACATCTTCGCTGAAAATTGGCTCCCTGTGAGTTTCATGCTCGTCTTTTCTATTCTACTGGCGATGCTCTCAGGCTTTGTCTTATGGAAGCTGAGCAAAACAGATATGCTGACAAGCTTTGTCGGAACTGCCCCCGGCGGTTTATCCGCTATGCCGGGGATTGCCCAAGAGGTGGGAGCCAATACAGCTGTTGTGAGTCTCGTGCAAACGATACGTGTATTAATGGTTGTACTCACTATCCCATTTACAGTGTTTTATTTAAATACAAAAAACCAAGCAGATGCGGCTGTCGTTACACAAGGGAGCGCTTTTTCTTCGGGCGTTTTCACCCTTTCAAACATCTCTTGGACCGCTGCGCTTATTTTAGGTGCCTGGCTTATGTCACGCCTAGCAGTTCGTCTTCATTTCCCTGCTCCTTGGCTGATTGGCAGCATGCTAGGCGTCGCAGCTCTTCAAGTTAGTGCGGGGGCACTCATGGGTTATGATTTGATTCCTTATTGGCCAGCACAAGCGAACATTGCGTCTCAAGTATTTCTAGGTGCAACCATCGGTTCAAAAATGAATAAAGAGATGTTTGTCGGACTAAAAAACACTCTCATTGTGGCTGTCGTCAGTTCAGCTGGGCTAATTGCTGCCACTGTCCTCAGCTCAATTGCGATTGCTGAGATCACTGGTATTTCTGTCATTACAGCCATCCTTGCTTTTTCGCCTGGCGGTATTGCAGAGATGGCAACAACAGCGGTCACACTGCACGAGGATTCTACCTTTGTTGTAGCTGTACAAGTCGTCAGAATTATTCTCGTCATTGCCATGCTGCCACCGTTTTTCCGGTTCTTACATCATGTATGGGCAAAAAGGCATCCTGATTATAAAGCCGCAAAATAA